One Thunnus thynnus chromosome 21, fThuThy2.1, whole genome shotgun sequence DNA segment encodes these proteins:
- the atp6v1ab gene encoding V-type proton ATPase catalytic subunit A translates to MDMSKLPKVRDEERESEFGYVHGVSGPVVTATAMAGAAMYELVRVGHSELVGEIIRLEGDMATIQVYEETSGVSVGDPVLRTGKPLSVELGPGIMGSIFDGIQRPLKDINDITQSIYIPRGVNIGALNRDLTWEFTPSKSLRVGSHITGGDIYGMVHENSLIKHKIMLPPKNRGTVTYVAPPGNYSITDVVMELEFEGVKEKFTMVQVWPVRQVRPVTEKLPANHPLLTGQRVLDALFPCVQGGTTAIPGAFGCGKTVISQSLSKYSNSDVIIYVGCGERGNEMSEVLRDFPELTMEVDGKTESIMKRTALVANTSNMPVAAREASIYTGITLSEYFRDMGYNVSMMADSTSRWAEALREISGRLAEMPADSGYPAYLGARLASFYERAGRVKCLGNPEREGSVSIVGAVSPPGGDFSDPVTSATLGIVQVFWGLDKKLAQRKHFPSVNWLISYSKYTRALDEYYDKHFAEFVPLRTKSKEILQEEEDLAEIVQLVGKASLAETDKITLEVAKLIKDDFLQQNGYTPYDRFCPFYKTVGILSNMIAFYDMARHAVETTAQSDNKITWAMIREHMGEILYRISSMKFKDPVKDGEAKIKADYAQLLEDMQNAFRTLEE, encoded by the exons TGGTGACGGCTACGGCCATGGCGGGAGCAGCCATGTATGAACTGGTTCGTGTCGGCCACAGTGAGCTGGTGGGAGAAATTATCAGGTTGGAGGGAGACATGGCCACCATCCAGGTCTACGAGGAGACGT CCGGTGTGTCTGTCGGAGATCCTGTGCTGCGAACGGGGAAACCTCTCTCTGTGGAGCTGGGCCCAGGAATCATGGGATCCATCTTTGATGGTATCCAGCGACCCCTGAAGGATATCAACGACATCACACAAAGCATCTACATCCCAAGAGGAGTAAACATCGGCGCCCTCAACCGAGACCTCACGTGGGAATTCACTCCCAGCAAGAGCCTgcgg GTCGGCAGCCACATCACAGGAGGAGACATCTACGGCATGGTGCATGAGAACTCTCTCATCAAACACAAGATCATGCTGCCTCCCAAAAACAGAGGCACCGTCACCTACGTGGCTCCTCCCGGAAACTACAGCATCACC GATGTAGTGATGGAGCTGGAGTTTGAGGGCGTGAAGGAGAAGTTCACCATGGTGCAAGTGTGGCCCGTCAGACAAGTGCGGCCCGTCACAGAGAAGCTGCCCGCCAATCACCCGCTGCTGACCGGACAGAGAGTGCTGGACGCCCTTTTCCC GTGTGTGCAGGGAGGAACCACAGCCATCCCAGGAGCTTTTGGCTGTGGTAAGACTGTCATCTCCCAGTCCCTGTCCAAGTACTCCAACAGTGACGTCATCATCTACGTAGGCTGTGGAGAGCGTGGTAACGAGATGTCAGAAGTACTGCGAGACTTCCCTGAG CTGACCATGGAGGTGGATGGAAAGACGGAGAGCATCATGAAGAGAACAGCGCTGGTGGCCAACACCTCCAACATGCCTGTAGCTGCCAGAGAAGCCTCCATCTACACAG GAATCACGCTGTCTGAGTACTTCAGAGACATGGGATACAATGTGAGCATGATGGCCGACTCCACCTCCCGTTGGGCCGAGGCTCTCAGGGAGATTTCTGGCCGTCTGGCTGAGATGCCTGCTG acAGCGGTTATCCTGCCTACTTGGGCGCCCGTCTCGCCTCCTTCTATGAGCGTGCTGGAAGGGTGAAGTGTCTTGGTAACCCTGAGAGAGAGGGCAGCGTCAGTATTGTAGGAGC CGTATCACCTCCTGGTGGTGACTTCTCTGACCCCGTTACTTCAGCCACACTTGGTATTGTTCAG GTGTTCTGGGGTCTGGATAAGAAACTGGCTCAGAGGAAACACTTCCCCTCAGTGAACTGGCTCATCAGCTACAGCAAATACACTCGTGCCCTTGATGAATATTATGACAAGCATTTCGCTGAGTTTGTGCCGCTGCGCACCAAGTCCAAGGAGatcctgcaggaggaggaggacctgGCTGAGATCGTGCAGCTCGTCGGAAAG GCATCGCTGGCAGAAACAGACAAGATCACCCTGGAAGTGGCCAAACTGATCAAAGACGACTTCCTGCAGCAGAACGGCTACACTCCTTATGACAG GTTCTGTCCATTCTATAAGACAGTGGGCATTCTCTCCAACATGATCGCTTTCTACGACATGGCACGGCACGCGGTGGAGACCACAGCTCAGAGCGACAACAAGATCACCTGGGCCATGATCAGGGAGCACATGGGAGAAATCCTCTACAGGATCAGCTCCATGAAATTCAAg GACCCGGTGAAGGACGGCGAGGCTAAGATCAAGGCTGACTACGCGCAGCTGTTGGAGGACATGCAGAACGCCTTCCGCACGTTGGAGGAATAG